One Vallitalea pronyensis genomic region harbors:
- a CDS encoding ABC transporter ATP-binding protein: protein MQNELLKMENITKVYPSGIVANDGVNFSIREGEIHAVCGENGAGKSTLMKILFGLLTPEEGRITLRGKEIHLTSPTVAIDHGIGMVHQHFMLVPSLTVAENMVLGVEPKKGIFINMEEAVRITEELAEKYNLHVDPKAKVEDIPVGIKQKVEILKALLRGAKILILDEPTAVLTPQETTELFKELKLLKDKGHTIIFISHKLNEVKELCDRITVMRNGKSMGVHDTSDVTEEDISRLMVGRDVVLRVEKDEADPKEAILNVKDLKYVNELGKTALKGISFSVRKGEILGIAGVEGNGQSELVQSITGLQRPTSGSITITGQEITHKTIKDIRNLGTSHVPEDRMTYGVAGDMSIEQNVISDSYDSKELNGGILLRMKRIKDRAAKLSKEYRVKCDSPDQKVRMLSGGNIQKVVVAREFSNNPKLLIANQPTRGIDVGATEFIRKRLVELRDEGSSILLVSADLNEVMELSDSLIVMYGGEIVAYFEDTKTLTEEELGLYMLGIKKQSPEEVRRVIYA from the coding sequence ATGCAAAACGAACTACTCAAAATGGAGAACATCACAAAAGTTTATCCAAGTGGTATAGTGGCGAATGATGGTGTCAACTTCTCTATTAGAGAAGGAGAAATTCATGCTGTATGTGGCGAGAATGGTGCAGGAAAATCAACACTCATGAAGATTCTTTTCGGACTTCTTACGCCTGAAGAAGGTCGTATTACTTTAAGAGGAAAAGAAATTCATCTTACATCGCCAACAGTTGCCATTGACCACGGTATTGGCATGGTCCACCAGCACTTTATGCTAGTTCCTTCTTTAACCGTTGCAGAGAATATGGTACTCGGTGTGGAGCCTAAAAAAGGTATCTTCATTAACATGGAAGAAGCTGTTCGTATCACAGAGGAACTTGCTGAGAAATACAATCTACATGTTGACCCAAAAGCAAAAGTTGAAGATATACCAGTTGGTATTAAACAAAAAGTGGAAATACTTAAAGCGTTACTTCGAGGTGCTAAGATTTTAATCTTAGATGAACCTACGGCTGTACTTACTCCTCAGGAGACGACTGAGCTCTTTAAAGAGCTTAAATTACTAAAAGACAAAGGCCATACCATTATCTTTATTTCCCATAAACTCAATGAGGTCAAAGAATTATGTGACCGGATTACAGTTATGCGAAATGGTAAAAGTATGGGTGTTCATGATACAAGTGATGTAACGGAAGAAGATATCTCCCGTTTAATGGTTGGTCGTGATGTTGTTTTGCGTGTTGAAAAAGACGAGGCCGACCCAAAAGAAGCCATCCTTAATGTAAAAGATTTAAAATACGTGAATGAATTAGGAAAAACAGCCTTAAAGGGCATTTCATTTAGTGTTAGAAAAGGTGAAATTCTTGGTATTGCTGGTGTAGAAGGTAATGGACAGAGTGAATTGGTGCAATCCATTACAGGCTTACAGCGGCCTACTTCAGGCAGTATCACAATTACTGGACAAGAAATCACCCATAAAACCATCAAAGACATTAGAAACTTAGGTACATCTCATGTACCCGAAGATCGTATGACTTATGGTGTTGCAGGTGATATGAGTATTGAACAAAATGTCATATCCGATAGTTATGATTCAAAAGAATTAAATGGCGGTATACTTCTTCGGATGAAACGTATTAAAGATAGAGCTGCCAAATTATCCAAAGAATATCGTGTCAAATGTGACTCGCCGGATCAAAAGGTACGGATGCTTTCAGGTGGTAATATACAGAAAGTTGTTGTAGCAAGAGAATTCTCCAACAACCCTAAACTGCTGATAGCTAATCAGCCAACCCGTGGTATTGATGTGGGTGCTACAGAGTTCATTCGTAAACGTCTTGTTGAACTGCGAGACGAAGGTAGTTCCATTCTCTTAGTTTCTGCTGACTTGAATGAAGTCATGGAACTTAGTGATAGTTTAATTGTCATGTATGGTGGTGAAATTGTTGCTTATTTTGAAGACACCAAAACCCTTACAGAAGAGGAATTAGGTCTTTATATGTTAGGTATTAAGAAACAATCGCCAGAAGAGGTTAGGAGGGTTATCTATGCGTAG
- a CDS encoding BMP family ABC transporter substrate-binding protein — MMKKSLILILALAMTLSMILTGCGEKQDDTDKPDTGTETPDTGTDTPDTGTDTGDNEDVLKVALLINGTLGDKSFFDSADNGMKLAEQKFGDKVETKTIEMNYDPSKWLPTLQDVSDADWDIIIVGTWQMVEHLSEVALEYPDKKYVIFDSAVDYTADDYSNVYSINFKQNEGAFIAGVLASRVTTSGMERTNEDKKIGFLGGMDIPVINDFLVGYIEGAQYADPDMKVAISYIGGFEDSAKAKELCLAQYNSGVDIGFNVAGQAGLGQLDAAKEVDKYAIGVDSDQVALFPDDQEKAKLILTSVLKRVDQALLRSIEMHMEGTTPYGKEEILGFKEKAIGFVEGNPLVPADLLTELKDIEAKIINGDIKVTTAMGLDTDALNEIRNKVKP, encoded by the coding sequence ATGATGAAAAAATCATTAATCCTAATTTTAGCACTTGCAATGACATTGTCTATGATTCTTACTGGATGTGGTGAGAAACAAGATGATACAGACAAGCCTGACACAGGTACAGAAACGCCAGACACAGGTACAGACACACCAGATACCGGCACAGATACTGGTGATAATGAAGACGTTTTAAAAGTAGCTTTACTCATCAACGGAACACTTGGTGACAAATCTTTCTTTGATTCAGCTGACAACGGTATGAAATTAGCAGAACAAAAATTTGGTGACAAAGTTGAGACCAAAACAATTGAAATGAACTATGACCCAAGTAAATGGTTACCAACCCTACAGGATGTATCTGATGCAGATTGGGATATCATTATCGTTGGTACATGGCAAATGGTTGAGCATTTATCTGAAGTAGCTCTTGAATACCCAGATAAGAAGTATGTCATCTTTGATTCAGCTGTTGATTATACTGCAGATGATTACTCCAACGTATACTCCATTAACTTCAAGCAAAATGAAGGTGCATTTATTGCAGGTGTACTGGCATCACGTGTAACAACTTCTGGTATGGAAAGAACCAATGAAGATAAGAAAATTGGTTTCTTAGGTGGCATGGATATTCCAGTTATTAATGACTTCTTAGTAGGTTACATTGAAGGTGCTCAATATGCAGACCCAGATATGAAAGTTGCAATCTCTTATATTGGTGGTTTTGAAGACTCTGCTAAAGCAAAAGAGTTATGTCTTGCTCAATACAATAGTGGTGTGGATATTGGCTTTAACGTTGCTGGACAAGCAGGTCTTGGACAACTTGATGCGGCTAAAGAAGTGGACAAATATGCCATTGGTGTAGACTCTGACCAAGTAGCCTTATTCCCAGATGATCAAGAAAAAGCAAAGCTTATCTTAACATCTGTATTAAAAAGAGTTGACCAAGCATTACTTCGTTCCATTGAAATGCACATGGAAGGCACAACACCTTATGGTAAAGAAGAAATTCTTGGATTCAAAGAAAAAGCAATTGGTTTTGTAGAAGGTAATCCTCTTGTACCAGCTGATTTGTTAACAGAGTTAAAAGACATTGAAGCAAAAATTATCAATGGTGATATCAAAGTAACAACAGCTATGGGATTGGATACAGACGCTCTTAACGAGATCAGAAACAAAGTTAAACCTTAA